The following nucleotide sequence is from Nomascus leucogenys isolate Asia chromosome 13, Asia_NLE_v1, whole genome shotgun sequence.
TGGGGGAGGGGGAGACTCTGCAGGAGCCTAATTCCCCACTCTGAGATCACCCTTGTGTCTGCCAGGGCCCTACCCCTTCCCCCACTCTCACCCTTATAATCCTTTTCAGCACTAGGTCTTCCTGTCACCTCTACCTCCCTCCATGACCCGGCTCTGCTTACCCAGACCCGAAGCACGTGAGGATCCGATCCCAGTTCCTCCAAGGGGCCTGGGTGCTGCGGAGGGATCAGATAGACCAGTGTGTCCACGTGTATCCCCCTGGGGCCCTAGCTGGGCCCAGCTCCTGGACATTGTCCTAGGGCTGGGGACACTAGGACTGACAATCCGGGCAGTCTTTTCCACGACTGGCCCAGCCCTGCTACTGTTTCTGGTCAGCTTCCTCGCCTTTGACCTGCTCCATAGGTAAgtaggcagcagcctggcaggtgGGCATAGTAGGCGGGCAGGCCAGTGGACAACTTCCCTAAGCCCAGTCGACACCCTCTCTCTCCACAGGCCCGCAGGTGGCACTCTGCCACAGCGCAAACTTCTCACCAGGGGCCAGAGTCAGGGGGCTGGTGAGGGTCCAGGACAGCATGAGGCTCTACTCCTGCAAATGGGTACAGTCTCAGGACAACTTAGCCTCCAGGAcgcactgctgctgctgctcatgGGGCTGGGCCCGCTCCTGAGAGCCTGTGGCATGCCCTTGACCCTGCTTGGGCTGGCTTTCTGCCTCCATCCTTGGGCCTGAGAGCCCCTCTCCACAACTCAGTGTCCTTCAAATATACAATGGCCACCCTGCTTCCTCAGGcccccttttctccttcctggctGGGCAGGTGGGATGTCTTCCCAGCCTgaaccttcctttcttcctttcttcccagcCTGAACCTCACAGGACCTCCAGTCCCATATTATAGGTATCAGATACCTGGGTCTGAGTCTTGGGGCAGCAAGAGAAGGCAGGATACTAGCCAGGGAGCCCGAGGAAGAATGTGGCAGCCTTCTCAGAGCCTGTGGGTTGGGGGCAGCCACTCTGGCCTCCTCTGTGGCTCTAGAGAATGAAGGTCCAGACAGAAAGACTTGCGAGAGAACAGGTTGGAAAGGGGTGGATATCAGCCAGcagggaaagcaggaaagggaCAGGACCCAGGGAGGGCTTCCCATGAGAACACATGAGAAACTACATCTGCAGGGCTCTGAGGCTCCCCTGCCAGCCTGGAGGTTCTGCGCAGAGGGACTTGGGTGGGCCTCACACCCTACAGTGACTCCTCTCTTGGATGGACCCCACCCTAGCCCGGGTCACAAAGGGGCTCctctggggtgggtgggggtagATGAGAGTGGGGACTTGGATCTGCCTGCCAGGCCATCCTGGGCGCTGCAGGAAGCAACATGACTTAGGTAACTGCCCAGAGGTAAGTCCCAGGCCCTAATTCTGTTGCCCTACCCCACCCACACTGGTGCCCTCCTGACCCCTGCACCCCCTCTCTGCCCCACCTGAGGTCCCAGGCATCTCCAAGGCCCTGGCCCTCTCCCCAGGTGCACCAGCCATGATGCAGCAGCTGCGAGTGGAGACAGATATCATCGGGGCTGGCGAGGGGCCACAGCAGGCAGTGCCCTGGTCAGCCTGGGTCACAAGGCACGGCTGGGTGCGCTGGTGGGTGAGCCACATGCCCCCGAGCTGGATCCAGTGGTGGAGCACCTCGAACTGGCGGCAACCGCTGCAGCGCCTGCTGTGGGGTCTGGAGGGGATACTCTACCTGCTGCTGGCACTGATGTTGTGCCATGCACTCTTCACCACTGGCTCCTACCTGCTGAGCTCCTTGTGGCCCGTCGTGGCCGCGGTGTGGCGCCACCTGCTACCGGCTCTCCTGCTGCTGGTGCTCAGtgccctgcctgccctcctcTTCACGGCCTCCTTCCTGCTGCTCTTCTCCACACTGCTGAGCCTCGTGGGCCTCCTCACCTCCATGACTCACCCAGGCTACACTCAGGATTTGGATCAATAGAAGGGCAACCCCATCCCACTGCCTGTGTCTGTTGAGCCCTGGCCTAGGGCCTGAGACCCCATGGGGAGAGGGAGGACAATGGGATCAGGGCCTCCTGCCTTGGCAGGCCCCAGACCCCCAATCCCTAACAAGTAGACTGGCCTGACCCCAGACTCCTTCCTCAAGTCAATGCTGAAGGTTCCTGGTGTGAGGGGCTGGGGGCTTTCAGAAGAGGGGGCAAGAAAGATGGCTTAGCCATTGGTGGAAATTGCTTAGCCAGGGGCAGAGCTTGACCAAGCCACTGATAGCGCCCATATGGATGTGATGATACCCATGGGGCCCCCTTGGCAACTGACAGCATCTTTTTCTCACGCCACTCAGCTGTCTCAGCTTCAGACTCACTGAGAACTTCTACCTGGGTACCCCTGGCCTTGCCATTCCTCCCACCAATCCCCTCTTTCCACTTCCAGGAGAAACACAGACTCTAGAGAGGGTCCCAGTGACAAAAATCTATCAGGGAGAAGGCTGGCCAGAAGCCCCAGAAGACCTCAACTCACTTGCTCTCCAAACCTTGCAGCCCACGCATCCTCCTCCCTACATTTCCTACTTCCTGCCTCACTCCACATCCCCAAGTCTGAGAAATGGGCCAACTGGGGTCAGACAGCACCTACTCACTCTCTAAGAATCCCAAGGTCTGTTACGGAAAAATGATCAAGAAGTCCCATTTCACCCACTTACACAATGTGCGGCCTTGGCCAATTAATTCATTCGAGCCTCAATGTTACGTGGGCCACTTCTgtcatggggttgttgtgagtCAAAGACAATATCTATTTGTGAAGCATTTTGTAAAAGCCAAAAACCTGTAAGATGTTGTTTTGAGCTCTAAGAACATTCTGCAGGCGCATAAGATCTTTTGACCCCAAAGACTGTTGAAGGAACAGGAAGCTTCTCTGGGCTTTCAGATCAACTCTCTATCCTGGATAGAATTTTGGCCCTAAAATGGTAAACAAGAGGTTGGTTAAGTGTGGACAAGATGTAAAAGGTCATGTGCCATGAAATCTCAAAATGTGCAGATGTTGAACTATTTTGATTATGAAATGCTtgggcctggggctgggtgcCAGGAGATGCTTGCACAGCTGTGTGAGTGGGGAAAGCACAGCCCCAGGGTTTCCAAAACTGACCCAGCAAGCCGCTCAGGCACCAGAAGGGCTTTGGAAAGGGCAATCCTTTGATGCCCTGAATGCTGGCCATTCGTTCACTTGCTGGCCCCTCCAACAAAACATTGAGTGATCGGTTATTACCAAGTAAGGTACATGATAGATAACTTTATCCACACCTGATCCCCACCCAATCCCTGGCCATCCCCAACTCCTGCCCAGTTCTGATCCCTGCTTTATATATAACCCTAAAATCCTTGCTCTTGAAGCCCTAGACCCAAGGTCCCCCTCTTTTGCCCCATAAATACTCAGGGCCTTGGGGCTAGCCCCTAGAACCCTGGTTCATTTTTGCCTTAGAGTTTTGCAACCCTCCATGCCACTGATTAGATGCCTTCAGCATCAGTGCCAAAACCCAAGGTCCAGtccttcctttctatttctttgtatttttccctGCATTATGGCCTGGTAGTGAGAGCGAGGTAGGACATGGGACTGACATGGTCTCATGGTTAGATGGGTTTTGGTGTATGAGCTGAGGCTGGGCTTGAATCCCAGCACTCTCACTTACTAGCTCTATGCCCTTAGTGGAAATTGCTAAACCTTCCTCAACTTCACTTTCCTCATGGGTAAAACTAAGGCAAGAATCCCTGTCTTAGGGCTCTGGCATGTAAGTGAAGGACCTGGGACTGCTCCTAGCACCACAAATTATAGCTATGCTGTGACcatcccattttagagatgagaagtcAGGCCCAGGATAGCCATTTGCCAGTGGGAAGGCCAGGCCATCTGAATCCTACCAGGCTACTCAAGGGAAGGTGAAGGGGGCAAAGGAAACACAAACAACCTAACTAACTGAAGACCCCATGGCTTCTCAAGAGCTCCTATCAGAGCTAAAGCCCAGGCCTAGGGAGGTCATGAGTCAAACCAATCTAGATGTCTGGCAGGCTGAGGATTCAGGATCCCATGTGGTGAGGGCAGAGACCAGGCTGCCTGGCCTAGATCCATCATTGACTTGGCCATGCATTGCTAGCCAGGGACGTTGCTCTGGAGCCTTGGGTCCATTCCAATGAAGGGAGAGAGGAGTTTTGGGCCCTGACCAGTTGCACTGGTGGATGGGATGtgggcagcagcaaggagaagaccTTCTTCCTTTCCCCACAGACTATATACCTTTTACCCTCCTGCCCAGCTGGTATGGGGTAAGGAGGTGCAGCCAGACTAGAGAGCAGATGGGCAATACTCATCAAATCAGATCTACATATACCCTAGGACTCAAAACCCAAAATTTTCACAGAGGTCCATAAGGGCCTTGCTCCTCAAAATGTAGTCCCAGAATCAGCAACATAGGCATCACCTGGAAGCTGGTTGGAACTACAGTCTCAGGCCCTGCTCCAGACCAGCTGAATCAgagcctgcattttttttttttttgagacagagtcttgctctgttgtccaggctggagtgcagtggtgcaatcttggctcactgcgctccacctcccaggttcaagcaattctgcctcagcctcctgagtagctgggattataggcacctgccaccgagtccgactaatttttgtatttttagtagagacggggtttcaccatgttggccaggctggtcttgaatccctgacctcaggtgatctgcccaccacagcctcccaaagtgctgggattacaggcatgagccaccatgcctggccaagagcctgcattttaacaagattcccaggTGATACATTGCACCCTGTTTGAGAAGCGAAGCATAAAGTGGTATTATGAGAATGCCTATTGCACTGTTACTAGTGGGAGCAGGATAGGTAAAGGGAAGGGTAAAACAAGGCAAATGGGCCCAAGGGTAGTAATTAGAAGGGGCAGAAGGTACATGAACCAGTCTTAAAATCTAAGcattgaaaaagaaatggaatgagaaTACAATTCCTCTTACACAAATTTAAAAGCATGTCAGCAAAACAAGACACTTTTTGGCAAGAACACATAAAAACGAAAGataaacagaatggaatggacaACTCTAGGGGCAGGCAAGTGGGAGTAGGGTATAGAGATAACAGGCAATAAAGCTAGAGAGCTTACAGAGGTGAAACGTGATACCATCAACGTAATTCCTGAAATTCCTTTCAAAGTAGAAAAAGTCGTCCATTTAGAGTTAAAAGGCTTAAAAATGCAAGTCTGGGGAGAATGGGCATGGTGAAATGATGGAGTTCTAAGCCATTCGGTTTGGGCCAAGAAGGGCGAGCCTTCCTATCGGCCTGTGTGTGACCTGGGCTGCTGGGTGGATGTCTTTGCCGGCCCTCCCCCACCGCACCCCGCAGACTGCTCTCATGGGATTGGACTGTGGGCCGGGGATCCAGCAACAACTTCGGCCTGGCCAGAAAAATAAAGTCAAGGAGAGCATAAGGAACCGGAGCGGAGGCGGTGTCAGCGAAAGGGGCCTTGCGTCTAAAGAGAGAGGGCATCTACAGCGGTGCACACATGTGCTGGGGGATACTTGGGGTAGGGCTTCCCTACGCCCCTAGGAACAGGGAAGGCGGCGTCAGGGGGCGCAAGCTGCTGAGGGGTACCCCTTCAAGAGATGGAGCGTCAGTGGCCACTCAGGAAAGGACAGGGGTCCCCGAAAGGAGGAAGCCGTGCGACACCCAGGAACCTCCAAGGACCAGCTGCGGGAAACTGCGAGGGGGGCGCTGTCCTTTAGACTCGTGGGTGCAGAGAAAGGGGGAGGCTAGGAGAGGCTGAGTGAGGCTGGGGGTAGGGGAGGGGCAGCCGGCCTCAAGGAATGATGGAGGAGACAGGGTCGTCAGGGAGCGGGAGAACGCCTGTGCAGCGCGCGCTAGACCAACGCCCGGGGGCGGGGACAAGGTCACTGAAGCCGTGATCACAGACCCGTCGGGAGGGAAGGGGCCACGTCGGGCGGGATGCATTGAGGCGACAGGAACGCCTGGTCAGACAGCAGCTACTCTGAGGCGGGGGAAGGCGTGGTGGGGGATCCCCTGCTGTGGGAACCCGGCGAGGACACCGGAGGCCGGCCGCCGGGTGCAGAGCGCCGAGGGCACTGCTCTCCCCCAGGCCCAGGCGCGCGGAGCCGGGCGAGGGCGACAGCTGGAGGGCGTCGAGGCCGGAGCGATGACCCTCGGGCGGAGGGGGACAGGCCAGGGTCTGAGGCTGGGAGGGAAATCCCAAGCCCGGCCCGGCTGGGAGGCCGTGGGCATCCACACGGGGAATGTGCTGGCAGCCCTGAAGCGTCGATGTCCCCGGACTCGCCGCACGCGGACTGGGGACCAACGGCACGCAAGGAGAGCCCTCTGGCTCTGGCAACGAAGGGGCGGGCTTggcgggggtgggaggagggagcggGGGGAGGGGTGTCCCACAGGCTAAGACACCAGCACTCGGGGAGGGGCGGGAGGGTAAGGAGACGGATCTCAGGGCCACTGTCATCACAGTGGCAGCTTCGTTGACTCTCACTCCTTGCCCCAAATCGCCGGCCTGCCGCCACTCCCCCTCACTAGAGACCCCGAGGCATCGGGGAGAACCCTGAGAGTTCCTGAGAACGCTGGAGAAGGAACAGCCCGATATAGCCAACTGAGCTGGGACTCCCACTCCTGGAACAGCCTGAGCCTGATATTATCCAATGCCCCTGAGGTAAAGAGCTGTCATTTGTGAGGATCTGACAGGGTCTGGATGCAGCCACCTTTGGACAAGTTTTTTGGTTTgttcgtttttgtatttttctgctgAGCATTTTCATCTATGTTCTGGAGCTCATACTTGCATCCTTTGTACTGATTCTGTTACCGACCCTCAAGGGGGTCTTTGATCCCATGGGGTTTTTTCCCTGCTTGGTGCCATTCATGCCAATAGATTGAGACTAGGTTCGGTTAAGCAGAGCAGAAACTTTATCATTGATCAAGGAATGGAGAAGGGGAGCCTGTGCTCAAAGCACCttcttggggtggggggtgaaaGTAGGGCAAAGGGGGATTTGTAAGATGTCTTAGGGCAGTAGGCAGAGACTAGGGGCGGGGATTCCTGGAAAGATGGGGCTTTCCAGGGAGAACTGGAGCGTGTGCACTCTCTCCTTCACTCCAGCACTGTATGTGCCCCGGCAAAGTACACCTCCACCCTCAATCCCCCAACCCCCTGGGCGGAGATTTCAATGTGATAATGAGGTGAGGATTCAGGTCAGGATAGCACTGCTGAGCTCCTTTCTCATCTTGTGGCTTGTTTGTGGTTACTGGCTTCCAGcctccattttttaaagtaagcacAGCTGTGAACACCGGTTAATTTCACAGGTTTTGGGGCTTGCTGAAAGATTTGGGGTTACTCTGCGGTGACAATTCCCtaccttgaaaatattttccatcttaaAAGAACTTGATTTAACATCTGTTGGTTCTATCATATTTTCCAGGTTGCGTCTTCAAATGTCTTACTCCCAAAATACCagtttttaaacttaatattgTATCCTTGCAAAATATTTGTAACGTATGAAAATTATAAACCTCTTTAAACCGAGAGACCGCATCAATCTAAAAGACAGATGTTATCAGGTTAGGGCCTCTTCCTGTGTGCTCATCTTACTGTGCAAGCTGGGATTCCCGGACAATGGCAAATTGAACTGGTTCACAGATCTCTTTGACTTGATATTGATTTAAAATGAACTACTTGCTTCTAAGTTTCCACCATTAAGAATTACGTACATTGTTGTAGGTTTCTGGTAGTTAACTTTTATTCAGTTAAAGAAATTCCTTTCAAGACCTAGTTTACTAACAATTTTGGTCAAGAATGGATGTTGAATTATAAAATtgctttttctatgtctattaTGAGAACTATTCTACTGTATTCTGTTTATTCAGtgaattacatttttgtttcttttattaaactggttttatggttgttttgttttgtttgagatggagtctctctctgttgcccaggctggagtgcagtggcatgatctcaggtcactgcaacctctgcctcccgaattcaagcgattctccagcctcagtctcccaagtagctgggactacaggcacccatcaccatgcccagctaactttttgttatttttttcttgttgttattgtagagacagggttttgccatgttgcccaggctggtctcaaacccctggactcaagcaatccacctgcctcggcttcccaaagtgcttgggttacaggtgtgagccatggcggctggccagtttgttctttttttattattattattagtgtgtACTATTCCATTGgatgaaaatacaataatttatcCGTTCTCTTGTTGACaaacatttgggctgtttccaggttttggctaTCAATAAAACATCTACGAATATTTTTAAGTCTCTCAGTGGACAGagtcactcatttttttttgcaccagaattgttgggtcataaaGTATGCAAATGTTCAACTTTAGTAAATGTTGCCCAATCATCTCCAAAGTTATTATATCAATTTATATCAATTTCCACTGCTTTTTTGCAACATGTCCGCCTGATTTGTTTGGAGTTTCTGCTCTCCAAGGTCTCATCAGACATgatatttgcatttctgtttctcattttcacTTGCTTGGGTGATTTCTTACAGGAAGAGGAAATACTGTATCATCTTCAAACTGCacaacctctttccttttaaaaaccaggaatgcggccgggcgcggtggctcacgcttgtaatcccagcactttgggaggccgaggcgggcggatcacgaggtcaggagatcgagaccatggtgaaaccccgtctctactaaaaatacaaaaaattagccgggcgcggtggcgggcgcctgtagtcccagctactcggagaggctgaggcgggagaatggcgtgaacccgggaggcggagcttgcagtgagccgagattgcgccactgcactccagcctgggtgacagagcgagactccgtctcaaaaaaaaaaaaaaaaaaaaaaccaggaatgCAAGTTTGGTTTAACATCCAAAAAACAACTAATGTAATCCtccaaattataaaaaaaagaaacccatatgattatttcaatacatgcagaaaaggcatttgacaataTACAACATCTATTCTCTGTAAAagctctcagcaaactaggaataaaaggaaatattctcAACTTGACAGAAGGCATCCATGAAAAACCTGCAGCTAGTATCATGGTAGTAGCATCAGCTACTTCATGGTGGAAAAACTGAATACTTTCCacttaagatcagaaacaaggaatgtccactctcactacttctattcaatgtTGTACTAAGTGTCCTAGCCACTGCAATAacacaagaaatataaataaaaggcatacagattggaaagcagtaagtaaaactgtctttattggTAGACAAAGGaatcatctatgtagaaaatccaaagaaATCTATAAAAAAGATACTAGGACGAAGTGAATTTAACAAGGTAGTTAACACGTGTACACAGTCATGACTGTGATataaggtcaatatacaaaaatcaattgtatttctctgTACTTGCAATGAACAATcagaatagaaaaaattttaaaatgactacttccaagaatagaaaaatatgaagCACTTAGGGGTAAATCTGACAAAATATGTGaaagacctgtacactgaaaactacaaaatactgctgagaaAAATTACAGACCTAAATAAGTAGAGAGATATACTTTGTGCATGGGGTCAGATATGGATCAGacatattgttaagatgtcaatttccCCCAATTTATCTATATATTCAATACAATCACAATAAAAATCACAGCAGCATTTTTATAGGAATtaacaagctgattttaaaactcatatggaaatgtaaaggacctagaatagccaaaataactttgataaagaacaaagttgaggccgggcacggtggctcacgcctataatcctagcactttgggaggctgaggcgggcacatcaccttggaggaggtcaggagtccaagatcagcctggccaatatggtgaaaccctgcctctactaaagatacaaaaattagccaggtgtaatggcgtgtgcctgtaatcccagctactcgggaggctgaggcaggagaatcgcttgaacccgggaggcggaggttgcagtgagctgagatcataccattgcactccagcctgggagacaagagcgaaactctgtctcaaaaaaagaaaaaaaaaaagaaccaagttgAAGGACTAACACTTCCCAATGTCAAGATTTCATAAAGGTACAGTTAAAAGAGTGTGGTATTGGTataaagacagacaaatagaccagtggaacacAGTAGAGTCCAGAATTAGATCCACACATATATGAACAAGTGAGTCTCAATGCAAGTGCAAAGGTAATTTAGCGGAGAAAGTATAGTCTTCAACCAATGGTGCTGAAAAAgtgtatattcatataaaaatgaatttcaattTATACttcacaccataaacaaaaattaactcaaatttgATCATAGACCTacatgtaaaaccaaaaactataaccCTTCTAagagaaaacatagaaaacaaatagttgTAACCTTGGATTAggaaaagatttcttagatatgacaccaaaagcacaatccataaaagaaaaacttgattaactgtactttatcaaaattaaaaatttctgttcttgaaaagacactgttaagaaaaaaagaagacaagccacagactggaagaaagtATCTTCAGATCatatctgataaaatatttgtatccaGAATAAAGAACTGTCAAAGTCCAATATGTAAAAAGGGGgatagagggaaagagagaaaaatgtgaaaacatacTTAACAGAAGAGGATATATAGAtgaaaaataagcacatgaaaagatgttcaacatatttggtcattagaaaaatgtgaaCTAAAACCATAATGGAGATACCACTACTCATCTATTGgaatggctaatattaaaaagaCTGATCATACCAAGTGCTGGCAACGATGTGGAGGAATTGCAACTctcattgttggtgggaatgtaaaattgtacaaccactttgaaaaattctttggcaatttcttaaaatgtgaaaCATACACCTACCATATAATCTAGCCATTTCATTCttaggtaaaaatgaaaacatatgtccatacaaagacttgtatataaattttcatagcagctttacttaTAATAGTCAAAAGctgaaaataactcaaatgtccatcaataggtgaatggataaatgttgATATATCATCACAgctgaatactactcagctataaaaaggaataaattgttgatacaacatggatgaatttccaGTTGTTccattaatcccattcattagGATGAGTGAAAGACACCAGATGAAAAAAAAGAGTATGCATAAGtaagagttgaacaatgaggacacatggacaccaGGAGGCAAACAACACACAGCAGGGCCAGTCAGGGGGTGGGTGGcgaggggaaggagagcattaggacaactAGCTAATGCGTGCAGGGCTCAAAATTTAGATGACCAGTTGATAGGTATAGCAAACCATCATGGtgcacgta
It contains:
- the C13H20orf141 gene encoding uncharacterized protein C20orf141 homolog, which gives rise to MTRLCLPRPEAREDPIPVPPRGLGAAEGSDRPVCPRVSPWGPSWAQLLDIVLGLGTLGLTIRAVFSTTGPALLLFLVSFLAFDLLHRPAGGTLPQRKLLTRGQSQGAGEGPGQHEALLLQMGTVSGQLSLQDALLLLLMGLGPLLRACGMPLTLLGLAFCLHPWA
- the TMEM239 gene encoding transmembrane protein 239 isoform X1, producing the protein MRVGTWICLPGHPGRCRKQHDLGNCPEVPGISKALALSPGAPAMMQQLRVETDIIGAGEGPQQAVPWSAWVTRHGWVRWWVSHMPPSWIQWWSTSNWRQPLQRLLWGLEGILYLLLALMLCHALFTTGSYLLSSLWPVVAAVWRHLLPALLLLVLSALPALLFTASFLLLFSTLLSLVGLLTSMTHPGYTQDLDQ
- the TMEM239 gene encoding transmembrane protein 239 isoform X2, with the protein product MMQQLRVETDIIGAGEGPQQAVPWSAWVTRHGWVRWWVSHMPPSWIQWWSTSNWRQPLQRLLWGLEGILYLLLALMLCHALFTTGSYLLSSLWPVVAAVWRHLLPALLLLVLSALPALLFTASFLLLFSTLLSLVGLLTSMTHPGYTQDLDQ